The following DNA comes from Haloarchaeobius salinus.
CGACGCTCTCGTAGATGGCCAGCGAGACGCCCGAGCCCACCGCCCCGATGAGGAACGGGACGCCGTCCTGGTTCACGAGCTTCTGTGCCGCCGAGACGCCGCCCTGTGATTCGGACTGCGAGTCCTCGACGATGATGCTGAGTTCGCCGTCCTTGACGCCGACGTCGTTGACGTCTGCGAGCGCGAGGTCCTTCCCGCGCTGGTTGCGCTGCCCGAACGCCGACAGCGAACCGGTGGTCGCGTCGACCATGCCGATCTCGAACGTGCTCGCACCGCCGCCACCGCCCCCGTCCGTCGTCTCCGTCTCGTCGCCGCCACCCCCACCGCCACCCCCACCGCTCTCCGTTGGCGTGTCGGTGTCGTCACCGCCGTCGTCCGGATTCGTGCTGATACAGCCGGCCAGTGCCGCGATGCCCGCGCCACTGCCGACCTTGAGTACTGTTCTCCTGTCCATCTCTCCCGTGCTGTCTTGTGCCATGGTCTGTGCTGAATAATTATACTGGTAGAGTTAACCCCTGGCCTACCATGGTCGGGGACTCTACCGGTCCTTGGTCTGTGGTAACGATAACCTCTCCGCATGTGTGTTGTTCTCACTCATGGAATATATTCATTTCCCAGTCCGCAGAAGGAATTGGTCGGGTCCCGGTATAGGGCGGTAGAGCCTCCACTGGGTGGCATGATACCACCCATCGCCACCAACTTCGTCGCGGGCGAGACACCGGCCGAGGCGGTCCAGCACGCCCGCGAACTGAACCGGCGGGGCGTCGCCGTCATCCTGAACCTGCTCGGCGAGCACTACGACGACCGCGCCGACGCGGACGCTGACGCCGACGCGTACGTCGACCTCGCCGAGACCATCGCGGCCGACGACCTCGACGCCTGCATCTCGGTCAAACCCAGCCAGATCGGGCTCTCGCTCTCCGACGACGCGTTCCGCGAGAACCTCGCCCGGATCGTCGACGTCGCCGACGAGCACGGCGTGTTCGTCTGGATCGACATGGAGGACCACCCGACGACGGACGTGACCCTCGACGCGTTCGAGCGCCACGCCCGCGAGACCGACGGCAACGTCGGCGTCTGCGTGCAGGCGAACCTCAGGCGGACCAGCGAGGACCTCGAACGGCTCGCCGAGCTGCCGGGGAAGGTCCGGCTCGTCAAGGGGGCCTACGACGAACCCGGCGACATCGCCTACCGAAAGAAGGCGAAGGTAGACGAGGTGTACCGCGACCTCCTCCGGTTCATGTTCGAGGCGTTCGACGACGGCATCGCCGTCGGCAGCCACGACCCCGCGATGATACAGTACGCCGGCGAGCTCCACGCCGAACACGGCACGCCCTACGAGGTGCAGATGCTCATGGGTGTCCGCGAGGAGGCCCAGTTCGACCTCGCCGCCGAGGGCGTCGAGGTCTGGCAGTACGTCCCCTACGGTGGCAAGTGGTTCTCGTACTTCTACCGGCGGGTCCGCGAGCGCAAGTCGAACGCGCTGTTCGCGCTGCGGGCCGTCGTCGGGCGGTGAATGGTCGCCGATGGTCTCGGGTTCACAGGTGTCGGGGTCCGGTAAGCAGGCGTACGCTTTTCACGGTACTCGTTCAACTATCGGACATGTATCGGCGTCTCAGACGTTGGCTCGCCGAGCACTTCGGCGGTGACACCTCCGGTGAAGGCGGCGATGACGACGACGAATCGGAGGGGGGCCGGTTCGTCCCGTCGCCGCTCGACCTGTCGGTCCGGTTCGCCCACGGTAGCGGCGACAGCAACGTCGACCGCGAGCTGACGAAGGTCCACGAGGAGGCCAGAACGCTCGACGAACAGCGCCGTGACGACTGACCGGTGTCGCCACCGGTCGTTCCGTCGCCCGGCTACGGGTCCAGCAGCTTCGCCTCGGCCTTCCGCAGGTGTTCGAGCAGCGTCGTCTTCGAGATGTCCATGTCGTCGGCGAGCTCGCGGGTCGAGGTGCCGCGTGGCCACTCGAAGTAGCCGGCCTCGCGGGCGTGCTCGAACACCTCGCGCTGTGCGGCGGTGAGCGTGTCGAGGCGCTGCTCGCGTGGCGACTTGGTCCCCGAGTCCGACGAGGTGATCGAGGAGACCGTCACCTCCGCGTCGGCCTCCTGGCGGACGCCGTCGAGCTGGTCCTGTATCTCGGTGCGCTCGCCGGCGAAGCCCACCTGCCACTCCTCGCGGCCGTCCTCGATGCGGACGGGTGCGCTGTGGACGAAGCCGTGCTGGAGCAGTGTCGGGCAGACCATGTCGTTCGGGTTGTACTCGAGGAAGAACTCGCGGACGACGTTGCCCGGCGCGTTGCGTGCCCGCCCGAAGCGCTGCTGGAGCTCCTGGACCTCGCCGGCGTGGTCGGTCTCGCGGATGGCGTCGAGTAGCCGCTCGACCTCGCGTTCGGTCGCGCCGTAGGCGGTGAACAGTCCGTTGACGCTGTTCGTCGATAGTGCGTCGGCTCGGGGTGAGTCGTAGATCGCGTGGGCGAGGACGCCACCGTTTCGTCGGTCTGTCGCCTCGATCGCCCAGCAGTTCGGGTGCCACAGTTCCAACGTCAGTCTCGTTCCCGGTGTCTGGTCGGCCAACGCCATAGGTCTTGCAGCCTCTGGAAC
Coding sequences within:
- a CDS encoding proline dehydrogenase family protein → MIPPIATNFVAGETPAEAVQHARELNRRGVAVILNLLGEHYDDRADADADADAYVDLAETIAADDLDACISVKPSQIGLSLSDDAFRENLARIVDVADEHGVFVWIDMEDHPTTDVTLDAFERHARETDGNVGVCVQANLRRTSEDLERLAELPGKVRLVKGAYDEPGDIAYRKKAKVDEVYRDLLRFMFEAFDDGIAVGSHDPAMIQYAGELHAEHGTPYEVQMLMGVREEAQFDLAAEGVEVWQYVPYGGKWFSYFYRRVRERKSNALFALRAVVGR
- a CDS encoding helix-turn-helix domain-containing protein, translating into MALADQTPGTRLTLELWHPNCWAIEATDRRNGGVLAHAIYDSPRADALSTNSVNGLFTAYGATEREVERLLDAIRETDHAGEVQELQQRFGRARNAPGNVVREFFLEYNPNDMVCPTLLQHGFVHSAPVRIEDGREEWQVGFAGERTEIQDQLDGVRQEADAEVTVSSITSSDSGTKSPREQRLDTLTAAQREVFEHAREAGYFEWPRGTSTRELADDMDISKTTLLEHLRKAEAKLLDP